A window of the Bacteriovorax sp. PP10 genome harbors these coding sequences:
- a CDS encoding M20/M25/M40 family metallo-hydrolase, which yields MKTQILALTMLLSLGFSTAEAKLINNDKTVWIGIEPLVLSTISKSHQRVFEYKDVIKGNRETFFKIKESEIDKLSHFIHHNFKRCGGFRVLHNEPKKEEKLANYKSLFNSTAFGWYDFQTMLLPDYSINQESTVEAWLPEVSIDYMNGIVTHLSSYKTRYYKAPEGVAALKWIGAEWSKLTASRSDAKVEYYQYANHDQPTVILTIEGSDPEVKDQIIILGGHGDSINTDNEGVDSHAPGADDNAAGIAVVSDIIRIMVSQNYQPRHTIQFIAYAAEEVGIQGSYELARVYREKKTKVLGVMQFDGVNYNVKKTYDMALISDSTNPEQNNFLATLIDKYVKAKWTWEQCGYGCSDHAAWNYEGYRASFPVEAINAEQTPYLHTDKDTFDKSDFTTEHASLFTKLGIAYLIELDQ from the coding sequence ATGAAAACACAAATACTTGCCCTAACAATGCTTTTAAGTCTTGGTTTCTCAACTGCGGAAGCTAAACTAATTAACAATGATAAAACAGTCTGGATTGGAATTGAGCCATTGGTTCTTTCAACCATTTCTAAAAGTCATCAGCGTGTTTTTGAATATAAAGATGTGATCAAAGGTAATAGAGAAACATTCTTTAAGATTAAAGAATCAGAGATTGATAAGCTCTCTCATTTCATTCATCACAACTTTAAACGTTGTGGGGGTTTTAGAGTTCTTCATAATGAACCTAAGAAAGAAGAAAAACTGGCAAACTATAAATCATTATTTAATTCAACAGCCTTTGGATGGTACGATTTTCAAACAATGCTGCTTCCTGATTATTCAATCAATCAAGAAAGTACAGTTGAGGCCTGGCTTCCAGAAGTCTCAATTGATTATATGAATGGAATTGTCACTCACCTTTCTTCTTATAAGACTCGTTATTACAAAGCTCCTGAAGGAGTGGCCGCTCTTAAGTGGATTGGAGCTGAATGGTCGAAGTTAACGGCCTCTCGCTCAGATGCAAAAGTTGAATACTATCAATACGCAAACCATGATCAACCGACAGTGATTTTAACAATTGAAGGGTCAGACCCTGAAGTAAAAGATCAGATTATTATTCTTGGTGGGCATGGCGATTCAATCAACACTGATAATGAAGGAGTGGACTCACATGCTCCAGGTGCAGATGACAACGCTGCTGGAATTGCAGTTGTAAGTGACATCATTAGAATTATGGTTAGTCAGAACTATCAACCGAGACACACGATTCAGTTCATTGCTTATGCTGCTGAAGAAGTTGGAATTCAAGGTTCATATGAACTGGCCCGCGTTTACAGAGAAAAGAAAACGAAAGTTTTAGGGGTTATGCAGTTTGATGGCGTTAACTACAACGTTAAAAAAACTTACGACATGGCCTTAATCAGCGACAGTACAAACCCAGAGCAAAACAATTTCCTTGCGACACTTATTGATAAATACGTAAAAGCAAAATGGACTTGGGAACAATGTGGTTACGGGTGTTCTGATCACGCAGCATGGAACTACGAAGGATATAGAGCAAGCTTTCCTGTAGAGGCCATCAACGCTGAACAAACTCCTTACCTGCACACAGATAAAGATACATTTGATAAATCTGACTTCACGACTGAGCACGCTTCGCTTTTCACGAAGCTTGGAATCGCTTACCTTATCGAGTTAGATCAATAG
- a CDS encoding TolC family protein, whose translation MKKIIGFVVLLGLFSSSVFAGQQYSLETAKQAVVNDNINVSIAYEQYVLVKSQAQSKSLNLLPTISVDMLMVDYQYAVLRSIVPEPQRFFEAAASKDLAVAASINRTIVKRNLLQDLEQTFFLYQYHQEMLESFNKEKAITQEIATRSQEAYDLGTIDFSEYYRTQRGVVSANTQAVNGKQIVNTEEYALKLILQAKNTEALDLAPTNFYNSTLDFPATAEEASTIAVNNSKEVEQFDYLIEAANKQKKGVAVSWISWGGVGFDYFSRLSIAKHEVNKIALNKKKSIYEVKNQVVAQYAQIESQQEKISYQNQLLAMAQDEYTAAVAAQTSLLNSFINTKKAELNLMYAERESSKLKYELELQYIKLKRLLGANMMTNVVPRS comes from the coding sequence ATGAAGAAGATTATCGGTTTCGTAGTCCTATTAGGACTGTTTTCGAGTTCAGTGTTTGCTGGTCAACAGTATTCACTGGAAACTGCAAAGCAAGCTGTTGTTAATGACAACATCAATGTTTCAATTGCATATGAGCAATACGTACTAGTAAAGAGCCAGGCACAATCAAAGTCTCTTAACTTACTTCCAACGATCTCTGTTGATATGTTGATGGTCGACTATCAATACGCAGTTCTAAGAAGTATCGTTCCTGAGCCACAAAGGTTTTTCGAGGCAGCTGCATCTAAAGATCTTGCTGTTGCAGCAAGTATCAATAGAACAATTGTAAAAAGAAATCTTCTTCAAGATCTAGAACAAACTTTCTTCCTGTATCAGTACCACCAGGAAATGCTTGAATCTTTCAACAAAGAAAAAGCAATCACTCAAGAAATCGCAACTCGTTCACAAGAAGCTTACGATCTTGGGACAATTGATTTCTCTGAATACTACAGAACTCAAAGAGGTGTAGTTTCTGCTAACACACAAGCTGTTAACGGAAAACAAATTGTGAACACTGAAGAATACGCTTTAAAGCTTATCCTTCAAGCTAAGAACACAGAGGCCCTAGACCTGGCACCAACTAATTTCTACAACTCAACTTTGGATTTCCCAGCTACTGCTGAAGAAGCTTCAACAATTGCTGTGAATAACTCTAAAGAAGTTGAACAGTTCGATTACTTAATCGAAGCTGCTAACAAGCAAAAGAAAGGTGTAGCAGTGTCTTGGATTTCATGGGGTGGAGTAGGATTTGATTACTTCTCAAGATTATCAATTGCTAAGCACGAAGTGAACAAGATCGCACTTAACAAGAAAAAATCAATCTATGAAGTGAAGAACCAAGTTGTTGCTCAATACGCACAAATTGAATCTCAACAAGAAAAAATCAGTTACCAAAATCAATTACTAGCTATGGCACAAGATGAGTACACAGCAGCAGTAGCTGCTCAGACTTCATTATTAAACTCTTTCATCAATACAAAAAAAGCGGAATTAAATTTAATGTACGCTGAAAGAGAGTCGTCAAAACTTAAGTACGAACTAGAGCTTCAATACATCAAGCTTAAACGTCTACTTGGTGCAAACATGATGACTAACGTTGTTCCACGTTCTTAA
- a CDS encoding TolC family protein, protein MKKLIALILVLSMGVASANVVSPLPTVVQSLDGMLQPSSARKTLTDMKAVANERNTDIDEAMENYIIAKKNVNVARAQFSPITSGHLLGVAMGIPYLWAPLAIDAVLSIPTKIYGVSKNKSLARSAEYNLYDARQQINNELAHLYYDILTHEVILKTIDLEMQILTYQEAKWIENKYSKDRLADQRKWILRLGMERVDIYKMYAAELAAIRTMISTTNGTAYELSQNSTELNKSIIDGLELEKLQNFSLRNSNKYKSSIHLNHAAEANVKQVKWSVISFSGLSFAYKRKVKEAKNEAKIAELRMESVAQEVKTNVLLQVSKLDSNLDVFENYNSVSNASIGIFEDTLQSYGLGQMSEDSVIETALGAIRDFRSKVVSHYIAWSSLDDFSTSANYDFAINPKFEEKAVQGQVELDPLYRLDEDSFTVKMKEGENLTIYLSSPKIGTVSSVDYTFNDETLGTKSSDIGKTNYAVYIVGKNAPADLSGVANVTLDNGHEFKVNFTIKK, encoded by the coding sequence ATGAAAAAATTAATAGCATTAATATTAGTGCTTTCGATGGGAGTTGCCAGTGCAAACGTCGTAAGCCCACTACCTACAGTAGTGCAAAGTCTGGATGGGATGTTACAACCTTCTTCAGCACGCAAAACTTTAACAGACATGAAGGCCGTAGCTAACGAAAGAAATACTGACATCGACGAAGCAATGGAAAACTACATCATTGCCAAGAAGAATGTTAACGTTGCTCGTGCTCAGTTCAGCCCGATCACATCAGGACATCTATTGGGTGTGGCGATGGGGATTCCTTACCTATGGGCACCTCTCGCAATCGACGCTGTTCTTTCTATTCCTACAAAGATCTACGGTGTATCAAAAAATAAGTCTCTAGCAAGATCAGCTGAGTACAACCTTTATGATGCTCGCCAACAGATCAACAATGAATTAGCTCACCTTTACTACGATATTCTTACTCATGAAGTAATTTTAAAGACTATCGATCTAGAGATGCAAATTCTTACTTACCAAGAAGCTAAATGGATCGAAAACAAGTACTCGAAAGACAGACTTGCTGATCAGAGAAAATGGATTCTTCGTTTAGGTATGGAAAGAGTTGATATCTACAAGATGTATGCGGCCGAACTAGCAGCGATCAGAACTATGATCAGCACAACAAACGGTACAGCATACGAATTGTCTCAAAACTCAACAGAGCTTAACAAGTCGATCATCGATGGTCTTGAACTTGAAAAACTTCAAAACTTCTCACTTAGAAACAGTAACAAGTACAAATCATCAATTCACCTAAATCACGCTGCTGAAGCCAACGTGAAGCAAGTGAAGTGGTCTGTTATTAGTTTTTCGGGTTTAAGTTTTGCTTACAAGAGAAAAGTTAAGGAAGCAAAAAACGAAGCAAAAATTGCTGAGCTTCGTATGGAATCAGTAGCGCAAGAAGTGAAGACAAATGTTCTTCTACAAGTAAGCAAACTTGATTCAAATCTGGATGTTTTCGAAAACTACAACTCTGTTTCAAATGCATCAATTGGTATTTTTGAAGATACTCTTCAATCATACGGTCTGGGGCAAATGAGTGAAGACTCAGTTATTGAAACTGCTCTTGGGGCCATCCGTGACTTCAGAAGTAAAGTCGTGTCTCACTATATCGCTTGGTCATCTCTTGATGACTTCTCGACATCGGCTAACTACGACTTCGCAATTAACCCTAAATTTGAAGAGAAAGCAGTTCAGGGCCAAGTTGAATTAGATCCTCTTTATAGATTAGATGAAGATTCATTCACAGTTAAAATGAAAGAAGGTGAGAACCTAACGATCTACTTAAGCTCTCCGAAAATCGGAACAGTTTCAAGTGTTGACTATACTTTTAACGATGAAACTCTTGGAACTAAGTCTTCAGACATCGGTAAAACGAACTACGCTGTATACATCGTAGGAAAAAATGCACCTGCTGATCTTTCAGGGGTAGCGAACGTGACTTTAGATAATGGTCACGAATTTAAAGTTAACTTTACGATTAAAAAATAA
- a CDS encoding phospholipase A — protein MLKSLLVSVLLTSVATTAVLSAEEDSESKKISPDSKSLPGDNTATILGTPDKDVQEASKAIFGIDPRNKFSLYQPSYFVFGKENLKMQFSGKYRVAKNYNLYLAYTQTMFWNIYDQSAPFDDITYSPEAFYRLVEGDDKFIRSIDIGMQHRSNGEDGDKSRSMNLLFLKTNFATKIKRNNILGEFKLQNIYSKATANKDIVDHMGFWELKLIITHVLVHNTQRLDVEYRFFAGKSVIDIGKGGRELGLVYRLGSDNFNPAFYLQYYSGYAETLLHYNQKISQARLGLLLFF, from the coding sequence ATGCTTAAGTCACTGCTGGTAAGTGTATTGTTAACTAGTGTAGCAACGACTGCCGTTCTGTCCGCTGAAGAAGACTCCGAATCAAAAAAAATCTCACCAGATTCCAAATCACTTCCAGGCGATAACACCGCAACTATTCTTGGGACACCTGATAAAGATGTTCAAGAGGCCTCTAAGGCCATTTTTGGAATTGATCCAAGAAACAAATTCTCTCTTTACCAACCTTCATATTTTGTCTTCGGTAAAGAAAACTTAAAAATGCAATTTTCAGGTAAGTATAGAGTCGCAAAAAACTACAATCTCTATCTCGCCTACACCCAGACAATGTTCTGGAATATTTATGACCAATCAGCTCCATTCGATGACATCACTTATTCACCGGAAGCTTTTTATCGCTTAGTTGAAGGTGATGATAAGTTTATTCGCTCTATCGACATCGGTATGCAACATAGATCTAACGGTGAAGATGGTGATAAGTCCCGCTCGATGAATCTGCTTTTCTTAAAAACAAATTTTGCAACAAAAATCAAACGAAACAATATTCTTGGAGAATTTAAACTTCAAAATATTTACAGTAAGGCCACTGCCAATAAAGACATTGTCGACCACATGGGTTTCTGGGAGTTAAAACTTATTATTACTCATGTACTAGTCCATAATACTCAAAGACTTGATGTAGAATACCGCTTTTTTGCCGGTAAAAGCGTCATTGACATTGGAAAAGGTGGACGAGAGCTAGGTCTTGTTTACCGCTTAGGAAGTGATAACTTCAACCCTGCTTTTTATTTGCAGTATTATAGTGGATATGCCGAAACTCTTCTTCATTATAATCAAAAAATTAGCCAGGCACGCTTAGGTCTACTTTTATTCTTCTAA
- a CDS encoding DUF1328 domain-containing protein translates to MLRAAITFFVLGLVAMLFGAYGIAGVSIELGKVLLMVFIVLAILSFVVGLIRGNGSNRIP, encoded by the coding sequence ATGTTACGCGCCGCAATCACTTTCTTCGTTCTGGGGCTTGTTGCCATGCTATTTGGAGCTTACGGAATCGCCGGAGTTTCAATTGAGTTAGGTAAAGTTCTACTAATGGTATTCATTGTCCTAGCAATTTTAAGCTTCGTTGTAGGCTTAATTAGAGGAAACGGCTCAAACCGAATCCCATAG
- a CDS encoding sigma-54-dependent transcriptional regulator, producing the protein MKPKKLSTLMIIDDDPDLLDLLCSFFKQRGYNVLTYADAREALDDIENNKVNADVVLSDFKLPVMSGVDFIKRIRKLNIVLPIILMTAEGSLEVSLEAIEAGAYDFVLKPLHFPQLLISVQRALFLNQVQTENSTLKSLFTEQDFLGLKGVIGRSPGFKQAMELAKRVSSSQANIIISGESGSGKEVVARAVHELGERKNKPFIAINCSAIPENLLESELFGYAKGAFTGAMGSKIGLFEEANEGTLFLDEIGDLALPLQAKLLRVLQERKIKRIGENTSRDITARIICATHKNLKKEVEAGKFREDLYFRLNVIPIYMPPLRDRKEDILPLSEYFLKKFSIMNNVTLKGFTKEAIKKLENHPWQGNVRELENAIERAVVLATSEYIEPDDLPSQDHGLGEAKSEAGASNALFAINSLMTLEDVCKKYIEFIFKKNNFAKEQTAKELDIDRKTLYRKLKEIESYELN; encoded by the coding sequence ATGAAACCAAAAAAACTTTCAACGCTAATGATTATTGACGATGATCCGGATTTATTAGACCTGCTTTGCTCGTTTTTTAAGCAAAGAGGATACAACGTTTTAACGTATGCAGATGCTCGTGAAGCTCTCGATGATATCGAGAACAATAAAGTAAATGCAGATGTCGTTCTTTCAGATTTTAAACTGCCGGTTATGTCTGGTGTAGATTTCATTAAGAGAATAAGAAAGCTGAATATTGTTTTGCCAATTATTCTTATGACAGCTGAAGGTAGTTTAGAAGTTTCACTGGAAGCAATTGAAGCTGGTGCTTATGACTTCGTATTGAAGCCATTACACTTTCCTCAATTGTTAATTTCAGTTCAACGTGCACTATTTTTAAATCAAGTTCAGACAGAAAACTCGACACTAAAGAGTTTATTTACTGAGCAGGATTTCCTTGGATTAAAAGGTGTCATTGGGAGAAGCCCAGGATTTAAACAAGCAATGGAGCTCGCTAAAAGAGTTTCTTCAAGCCAGGCGAATATTATTATTTCCGGTGAATCTGGATCTGGTAAGGAAGTTGTGGCCCGTGCAGTTCATGAACTTGGTGAGAGAAAAAATAAACCATTCATCGCTATTAACTGTTCTGCTATTCCTGAAAACCTACTTGAATCGGAACTTTTTGGTTATGCCAAAGGGGCCTTTACGGGAGCAATGGGAAGTAAGATTGGTCTTTTTGAAGAGGCCAATGAAGGGACACTTTTCTTAGATGAGATTGGTGATTTAGCACTTCCATTGCAGGCAAAACTTCTGCGTGTTTTACAGGAAAGAAAGATTAAACGTATTGGTGAAAACACTTCTAGAGATATCACTGCTCGTATCATCTGTGCGACTCACAAGAATTTAAAGAAAGAAGTTGAAGCAGGAAAATTCAGAGAAGATTTATATTTCCGTCTGAATGTTATTCCTATTTACATGCCACCACTAAGAGATAGAAAAGAAGATATTCTTCCTCTGTCTGAATACTTCTTAAAAAAGTTCAGCATCATGAACAATGTAACTCTGAAAGGATTTACAAAAGAAGCGATTAAGAAATTAGAAAATCACCCATGGCAAGGTAACGTTCGTGAGCTGGAAAATGCGATTGAACGTGCAGTTGTTCTTGCAACATCTGAATACATTGAACCGGATGATCTTCCATCACAAGATCATGGTTTAGGAGAGGCAAAATCAGAAGCAGGTGCAAGCAATGCTCTGTTTGCAATTAATTCTCTTATGACACTGGAAGATGTATGCAAAAAATATATTGAGTTTATTTTCAAAAAGAATAATTTTGCAAAAGAACAGACGGCAAAAGAGCTCGATATTGACCGCAAAACTTTATACAGAAAGTTAAAAGAAATTGAATCTTACGAACTAAATTAA
- a CDS encoding CsbD family protein has translation MTFKDLDNASSTKSNYVLNEDTLKGKWKEAKGEIQKMWGKLTDDDLEKAKGDMTALTGIIQQRYGESKESVQTKLNDYFGNAWADVKQGVASTAEKAKNAVAEASESAKQKL, from the coding sequence ATGACTTTTAAAGATCTAGATAATGCATCAAGCACAAAAAGTAATTACGTATTAAATGAAGACACATTAAAAGGTAAATGGAAGGAAGCTAAAGGCGAAATTCAAAAGATGTGGGGGAAACTCACAGATGATGATCTAGAGAAAGCTAAAGGCGATATGACCGCTCTTACGGGTATTATTCAACAACGTTATGGAGAGTCGAAGGAGTCTGTTCAAACGAAGTTAAATGATTACTTTGGTAATGCATGGGCTGACGTAAAACAAGGTGTAGCATCGACGGCCGAAAAAGCAAAAAATGCTGTAGCCGAGGCCAGCGAAAGTGCAAAGCAAAAACTGTAA
- a CDS encoding Hpt domain-containing protein, which produces MEILKDQKLVYLTRRQTEVVQLKQSLVEDSFELALMIGHRLKGHGETFGFPLISSIGVQMELAAKEKDMAKLKEMVASLDASIEENLKLVNEE; this is translated from the coding sequence ATGGAAATCTTAAAAGATCAGAAGCTCGTTTATCTAACGAGAAGACAAACAGAAGTCGTACAATTAAAACAAAGTCTTGTGGAAGATAGTTTTGAGCTTGCGCTGATGATTGGCCATCGATTAAAAGGGCACGGAGAGACGTTTGGTTTTCCACTTATCAGCAGTATCGGTGTTCAAATGGAACTTGCTGCAAAAGAAAAAGATATGGCAAAGTTGAAAGAGATGGTGGCATCTTTGGATGCGAGCATAGAAGAGAATTTAAAATTAGTGAACGAAGAATAA
- a CDS encoding DUF748 domain-containing protein, translated as MNSIYKKKKVLIPATFLVVLIAFRMLLPMILLHQANKYLSEFSPTYYLHMEDLDLSIIRGAYRFEEVTGKLKGDEKTFLSIKSVDVSIAWREVFRGRIVTDIVTDKLDFLFLKDMSKLSSPKEEAKDVKNTLFPVSVDSVDLRRAQIVFEEYPSLDETSRLKIENINGQITNVTPTKKHQVSAFNLSGSLQGSAPTHFIGELNMFKKPLRWDVDVEMKNFDLSKLNPVLIRKLPLTFTKGKLDLYAEAQNDDKGIKGYIKPFITDIDVIANKEHFKGVKHFGIEILTALGNLILRDSKNKTVATYVDFTYNGTFNVNTGQGISKAIENGFSKKIPAGLENKYQLGK; from the coding sequence ATGAATTCGATCTATAAAAAAAAGAAAGTTCTTATTCCAGCTACATTTCTCGTCGTCCTTATCGCCTTTCGTATGCTTCTACCAATGATCCTTCTTCACCAGGCCAATAAATACTTAAGCGAGTTTTCTCCTACCTATTACCTCCATATGGAAGATTTAGATCTGAGTATTATCCGCGGGGCCTACCGCTTCGAAGAAGTGACAGGTAAATTAAAAGGCGATGAGAAAACATTTTTATCCATTAAGTCAGTTGATGTATCAATTGCATGGAGAGAAGTCTTCAGAGGAAGAATTGTTACAGATATCGTCACTGATAAACTGGATTTTTTATTCTTAAAAGATATGAGTAAGCTTTCAAGTCCAAAAGAAGAAGCAAAGGATGTAAAAAATACTTTATTTCCCGTCTCGGTTGACTCCGTCGATCTTCGTCGTGCCCAGATTGTTTTTGAAGAGTATCCATCTTTGGATGAGACATCGAGATTAAAAATCGAAAATATAAACGGCCAGATTACCAATGTAACTCCCACTAAAAAGCACCAGGTTTCTGCTTTTAATCTAAGCGGCTCACTTCAAGGCTCTGCACCTACCCACTTTATCGGTGAACTCAATATGTTTAAAAAACCACTACGCTGGGATGTCGATGTTGAAATGAAAAATTTTGATCTCTCAAAATTAAATCCGGTACTCATTAGGAAACTTCCTTTAACTTTTACGAAGGGAAAACTGGACCTCTACGCTGAAGCTCAAAACGATGACAAGGGGATCAAGGGCTATATCAAGCCTTTCATTACAGATATTGATGTCATCGCTAATAAAGAGCATTTTAAGGGAGTAAAACATTTTGGGATTGAAATCCTCACGGCCTTAGGAAATTTAATCCTGCGTGATTCAAAGAATAAAACAGTGGCGACTTATGTGGATTTTACTTACAACGGCACGTTTAACGTCAATACCGGACAGGGAATTTCGAAGGCAATTGAAAATGGTTTTAGTAAAAAAATTCCAGCTGGACTGGAAAATAAATATCAACTTGGTAAATAA
- a CDS encoding hemerythrin domain-containing protein — MTNISEEIAVDNSFNIIDILLIDHAYLKECIAVLTNDYANKNEKIFYARTFLDTLKKHSESEEKTVYESLSEMDELRMLILEGEAEHGMAKFKYEKLIPRLAKMKVLDDVTEAEIKVLAELVEHHIDDEETELFPKMRYNLDQGILNEIGFQFMILRQFTPQDLKDYPELQGQLYQQNFTEPKRSRKNIYQWSGNFVRKVNRYISSLVAQAPSLKNHIH; from the coding sequence ATGACAAATATCAGTGAAGAAATTGCCGTAGATAATAGCTTCAACATTATTGATATTTTACTTATTGACCACGCTTATCTAAAAGAATGTATTGCCGTTTTAACTAACGACTACGCTAACAAAAATGAAAAGATATTTTATGCCAGAACATTTCTCGATACCTTAAAAAAGCACTCAGAATCTGAAGAAAAAACAGTTTATGAATCTCTAAGTGAGATGGATGAACTACGCATGTTAATTCTCGAAGGAGAAGCAGAACATGGAATGGCAAAATTTAAATATGAAAAACTTATTCCTCGTCTTGCAAAAATGAAAGTATTAGATGATGTCACAGAAGCTGAAATAAAAGTTTTAGCTGAATTGGTCGAACATCATATTGATGATGAAGAAACAGAGCTTTTCCCAAAAATGCGCTACAACCTGGACCAGGGAATTCTCAATGAGATTGGCTTCCAATTCATGATCCTTCGTCAGTTCACGCCCCAAGACTTAAAAGACTACCCTGAACTTCAGGGCCAACTCTATCAACAAAATTTCACAGAACCTAAAAGATCGCGCAAAAATATTTATCAGTGGTCTGGAAACTTCGTAAGAAAAGTTAATCGCTATATCAGTTCTTTGGTGGCACAAGCACCATCATTGAAAAATCATATTCACTAG
- a CDS encoding CsbD family protein, with product MNTQIVEGSLKDLKGSLKQTWSKLTDDDLTYLDGGVDQVVGKIQKAYGFTKERAAEEFDKFKTQNKRYFRDERDSFNNTKEKVMATASQLNGQYDVNKIKNKASHMIEEDIIEPSREYLERARDMSAQFVDRTSGVIKENPGYAILGAATVGFLAGAYFFRRR from the coding sequence ATGAACACACAAATCGTAGAAGGATCATTGAAAGATCTTAAAGGATCCCTAAAGCAAACATGGTCAAAATTAACTGATGACGATCTTACTTACCTAGATGGTGGTGTTGATCAAGTTGTTGGAAAAATCCAAAAGGCCTATGGCTTCACTAAAGAAAGAGCGGCTGAAGAGTTCGATAAATTCAAAACTCAAAATAAGAGATACTTTCGCGATGAGCGCGATTCGTTTAATAATACCAAGGAGAAAGTCATGGCCACAGCATCACAACTAAATGGACAATACGATGTAAATAAAATTAAAAATAAAGCTTCACATATGATTGAAGAAGATATCATTGAACCTTCAAGAGAATATCTTGAAAGAGCTCGCGATATGAGTGCTCAATTTGTAGATAGAACTTCTGGAGTTATTAAAGAAAACCCAGGTTACGCTATCCTTGGGGCTGCGACAGTAGGATTCCTTGCAGGAGCTTACTTTTTCCGTCGTAGATAA
- a CDS encoding outer membrane beta-barrel protein, with amino-acid sequence MKKIILLSSMMMAFSGLSYAQDSTDNAGGLFVEPMITWERGRGDVNFPSPINSADTELDGFGVGARFGGHVYNTIFLAVDGRYSIPKFKDNKINQDADAKAWNVGPVVGMQMPTPFGLRVWGGWIVAGGVDVDKSQNVKEEFKSGQGYRIGAGVKLALVSLNIEYQKIKYDNTVIEEVGVFTPNSNRGDIELTNEAMVLSVSFPIAI; translated from the coding sequence GTGAAAAAAATTATTTTATTGTCTTCAATGATGATGGCCTTTTCTGGGCTTTCATATGCACAAGACAGCACCGACAACGCAGGTGGATTATTCGTTGAACCTATGATTACATGGGAAAGAGGACGTGGGGATGTCAATTTTCCTTCTCCAATCAATAGTGCTGATACAGAACTAGATGGTTTTGGTGTTGGGGCGAGATTTGGTGGACACGTTTATAATACTATCTTCTTAGCAGTCGATGGCCGTTATTCAATTCCAAAATTTAAAGATAATAAAATTAACCAAGATGCTGATGCAAAAGCTTGGAACGTAGGCCCGGTAGTAGGTATGCAAATGCCAACTCCATTTGGTCTAAGAGTTTGGGGGGGATGGATTGTTGCTGGTGGCGTAGATGTGGATAAGTCACAAAACGTTAAAGAAGAATTCAAAAGTGGACAAGGTTATAGAATTGGTGCCGGTGTGAAATTAGCTTTGGTTAGTCTCAACATCGAATACCAAAAAATTAAATACGATAACACTGTGATTGAAGAAGTCGGAGTTTTCACTCCGAACTCAAATCGCGGTGACATTGAATTGACCAACGAAGCAATGGTACTTTCCGTATCATTCCCGATTGCCATTTAA
- a CDS encoding BON domain-containing protein: MKSLLLTVAVIATVSAGVVVAKQDASPNPRVASQIEDNMTVGDQSNKPADLDTVKRIRRELMNDDALSTKAKNVKVIVANNGVTLKGAVKTAAEREIILKHAYTTAPKHRIYNQISVTK; the protein is encoded by the coding sequence ATGAAATCACTATTATTAACTGTTGCTGTTATTGCTACTGTTTCTGCAGGTGTTGTCGTAGCAAAACAAGACGCAAGCCCAAACCCAAGAGTTGCTTCACAAATTGAAGACAACATGACAGTAGGGGATCAATCAAATAAGCCCGCTGACCTGGACACGGTAAAAAGAATTCGTCGTGAACTTATGAATGACGATGCTCTTTCTACAAAGGCCAAAAATGTAAAAGTCATTGTCGCCAATAATGGTGTGACGTTGAAGGGTGCTGTTAAGACTGCTGCTGAGAGAGAAATTATCTTAAAGCATGCTTATACGACTGCCCCAAAACATAGAATATATAATCAAATTAGCGTCACGAAATAA